The nucleotide window TATTACCGGTACTACCTTGCAATTCCTGATTCTATCATATTTTCATAATCCGGAATCTCTTTGATAAAGGTATATTTTTGAGAAGATTGGTCTAGCTTCAGGCAATAATGTTGCAAACCGTTGGTGACAATTAGAAATGAAGCTTTGAAATGTAAGGTATACCGGGCAATCTGATCAATCACTTTTTGGGCGATTTCAACCTGCGGGGCTTTACATTCCACCATGATCCAGGGATTACCGTCCCGCTTGAAAACCACGATATCACTTCTTTTGGTCAACCTGTTGATTTTAAATGGTGTCTCAACCGCAATCAGGCCCAGGGGATAATGTTTCTCCTCATTTAGAAAACGAATAAAATTTTGCCGTACCCATTCCTCAGGAGTCAGAAGTACATGTTTTTTCCGGATGGAATCAAAGATGTACGATTTCTGGTTTTCTGTCCTTATTTTAAATGAATAGGCAGGTAAATTTAATGGATCCATAAGATTCTCTTAATTCTAAAAAATCAACTTGAAAGTTATTCGATTTGATATGTTTAACAAAAATATCTTATTCAAATGATTTTTTTAATTTCAACTTCCTTTTTTATTTAAATTCATAAAATATTTTGAGATTTTAAATTTTATTTATAAAATTGCGTCCCTAAAATAAAAGAAAATGAATTTTCTCAGTAAGATGATATTTAATTGGTGGTTGTGGCGTTGCCTGCGGGTATTAAACAATCGTGTCTTATACTGAGCAAATCAATATAATATTTGAAAGGCAGATTGTTTAAAACAGTTTGCCTTTTTTTATGTCTTTTTCGCAAGAAACAAATAAAACCTAAATTTATGAGCACAGAGAAGAAAATTTTTTTAACAGAAGCTGAAATGCCTGAGCAATGGTATAATGTAGTAGCTGATATGCCTAATAAACCTATGCCTCCTTTGAATCCGGCTACCAGGCAACCTGCAAAACCCGAAGATTTGACTGCTATTTTCCCGATGGAACTGATCAAGCAGGAAATGTCACAGGAACGTTGGATAGACATTCCCGAGGAAGTACGAGATTTATACAAGATATGGAGGCCTACTCCTTTGGTAAGGGCTTATAATCTCGAAAAATACCTGGATACTCCTGCTAAAATATATTATAAAAACGAAAGTGTCAGTCCTGCCGGATCTCATAAGACAAATTCCGCTATCCCGCAGGCATATTACAATTACAAAGCAGGAATTAAGCATTTGACCACCGAAACAGGTGCCGGCCAGTGGGGAAGTGCCATCAGCATGGCTGCCCAGCATTTTGGTTTGGACGTAAAAGTCTTTATGGTGAAGGTGAGTTACAAACAAAAACCTTACCGGAAAATCATGATGAATACCTGGGGTGGTTCCGTTGTCGCTTCTCCCAGTAATCTTACTGAAACCGGGCGGAAGATCCTGGCTACAGATCCGGATTGCCCGGGCAGTCTGGGCATTGCTATTTCTGAAGCAGTGGAAATGGCGGTTAAAGACCCTCAGACAAATTATACCCTGGGCAGTGTTTTGAATCATGTAATACTTCATCAGACGATTTTGGGGTTGGAATGTGTCAAACAATTTGAAAAAACTGATGATTTTCCTGATGTTGTAATCGGATGTTTTGGCGGCGGTTCAAATTTTGGCGGTGTGGCATTCCCTTTCCTGCATTTGAATTTTGCTGAACATAAGAATATCCGCTGCATTGCTGTTGAGCCCTCTTCATGTCCAAAGCTTACACGGGGTATTTTTCAATATGATTTTGGTGATGAGGCCGGTTTCACTCCTTTATTGCCAATGTTTACCTTAGGGCATAATTTTGTACCTGCTTCCATTCATGCCGGAGGTTTGCGTTATCATGGCGCCGGCTCTCTGGCCAGCCAGCTTTTAAAGGATAAGCTGATAGAGGCCCAATCTATTCCTCAGACAGAAACTTTTGAAGCCGGTGTGACCTTCGCCCGTAACGAAGGTTTTATCCCTGCTCCTGAATCGTCACATGCTATTGCCTGTGCTATTCGTGAAGCTAAAAAAGCCAAAGAAGAAGGAACTCCTAAAACCATTCTTTTCAATCTTTCTGGCCATGGAATTATTGATTTACCCTCTTATGCCAAATATTTTGACGGTATGCTCGAAAATTACGATTTATCTGATAACGAAATCTCAAAAAGCGTATCCCAGTTAGACAAAATTATTTAATTTTGTTTCAATCTTTAAAAGCGCTGGTCAGCTTTGCTTTGAAGCTGACCAGTGTTGTATAATACAGTAAACAATGACCAGTCAGCAATACGATTTATCCCTTTTAGGGGAATATTCTTTTTTAATTCATTCTTACGAGGCCGACTTCGATACTAAGGCTAAATTTTCGGGTTTATGTCATTTTCTCCAGGAAAGTGCCTGGAACCATGCCGAAAGCATTGGAATGGGATTTCAGACTTTATTGGATGATAAAAAGTTGTGGGTACTTTCAAGGCTTTATTTTGAATTGGATGAGTACCCGCATTGGGGCGATACCATTAAAGTTCAAACCTGGCCCAAGGGTACTGACGGTTTGTTCGCTTTGAGGGATTTTTATGTACTTGATCAGTCGGACAAAATAATCGGTAAAGCCACCAGTGCCTGGCTTGTTTTGGATACTGAACAAAGAAGGCCTCAGCGCTTGGATCATTTTTATGAAGACCGCAAATTTTTAACCCAAAGGCATGCGGTAAATAAAAGTTTGAAAAAAATACCTTTTTCGGGAAATAATGAACCTGCCCCATTCCATCAGGTACGTTACAGCGATCTGGATGTAAACCAGCATGTAAATAACGTAAAGTATATCGAATGGCTTTGTGATCTTTGTTCTGATCGTTTATTTGCAGGATCTGAGATACATGACCTGGAAATAAATTTCCTTTCCGAATGCAAAGCAGGGGATATGATTCTGGCCACTAAAAATGAACAGCCTGATTTGTCAGGTCAGATTTCTGCAATGCTGGTCAGGGAAAACGATAAAAAGGATATTTGTAAGGCAAAAATTGGCTTTAGAAAATAAGGTTGGTCAGTTGTAATTAATTGAAACATATTATGGAATCAATAATTTCGGTTGGTTTAGCTTCTTATGGTTTGTCCGGGATGGCTTTTCATGCACCCTTGCTAACAGCCCTCCCCTGTTTTAACCTGAAAAAAATCCTGGAGCGGCATCATGATAATTCCAGGGACAGGTTTCCTCAGGCAGAAATTGTCCGCTCTTTTGATGACCTGATCAGTGATCCGGATATTGAGTTGGTTGTGGTGAACACACCCGATCATACACATTTCGAACTGGCTCAGAAAGCTTTGCTGGCAGGCAAACATGTGGTAGTGGAGAAACCATTTACTTTTAAAGTTGAGGACTGCGAAGAGTTGATTCGTCTTGCCAAAGAAAAGCACAAGGTTTTAAGTGTTTTTCAAAACCGGAGGTGGGATGGTGACTTTTTAACTGTAAAAAATATTGTCCATCAAGGATTATTGGGGAAACTGGTTTATTTTGAATCCAATTTCGACCGTTACAGAAATTATTTAAAACCTG belongs to Bacteroidota bacterium and includes:
- a CDS encoding type I restriction enzyme HsdR N-terminal domain-containing protein, giving the protein MDPLNLPAYSFKIRTENQKSYIFDSIRKKHVLLTPEEWVRQNFIRFLNEEKHYPLGLIAVETPFKINRLTKRSDIVVFKRDGNPWIMVECKAPQVEIAQKVIDQIARYTLHFKASFLIVTNGLQHYCLKLDQSSQKYTFIKEIPDYENMIESGIAR
- a CDS encoding TrpB-like pyridoxal phosphate-dependent enzyme codes for the protein MSTEKKIFLTEAEMPEQWYNVVADMPNKPMPPLNPATRQPAKPEDLTAIFPMELIKQEMSQERWIDIPEEVRDLYKIWRPTPLVRAYNLEKYLDTPAKIYYKNESVSPAGSHKTNSAIPQAYYNYKAGIKHLTTETGAGQWGSAISMAAQHFGLDVKVFMVKVSYKQKPYRKIMMNTWGGSVVASPSNLTETGRKILATDPDCPGSLGIAISEAVEMAVKDPQTNYTLGSVLNHVILHQTILGLECVKQFEKTDDFPDVVIGCFGGGSNFGGVAFPFLHLNFAEHKNIRCIAVEPSSCPKLTRGIFQYDFGDEAGFTPLLPMFTLGHNFVPASIHAGGLRYHGAGSLASQLLKDKLIEAQSIPQTETFEAGVTFARNEGFIPAPESSHAIACAIREAKKAKEEGTPKTILFNLSGHGIIDLPSYAKYFDGMLENYDLSDNEISKSVSQLDKII
- a CDS encoding thioesterase, which gives rise to MTSQQYDLSLLGEYSFLIHSYEADFDTKAKFSGLCHFLQESAWNHAESIGMGFQTLLDDKKLWVLSRLYFELDEYPHWGDTIKVQTWPKGTDGLFALRDFYVLDQSDKIIGKATSAWLVLDTEQRRPQRLDHFYEDRKFLTQRHAVNKSLKKIPFSGNNEPAPFHQVRYSDLDVNQHVNNVKYIEWLCDLCSDRLFAGSEIHDLEINFLSECKAGDMILATKNEQPDLSGQISAMLVRENDKKDICKAKIGFRK